The Salvia splendens isolate huo1 chromosome 21, SspV2, whole genome shotgun sequence genome includes a window with the following:
- the LOC121784568 gene encoding uncharacterized protein LOC121784568 isoform X2, giving the protein MTSLRILQEHYVDKLHHNMIIFFLVFFYGGLGAAADPYHISIDGVAHSGRHWLREGSSTVSTAKGGLITARVSASRFSYSLKLSPGQKIMRFHFQPSSYIGFESSNDFFSVEAGNSSLLADFSASVTAHALAVNVIVKQFCVTVEENETLNLDFSPALGNSYAFVNGIDIISIPSITSPYCDSRVAPNPIIHVDSSTALERVHYQHVKWGPVSSGDDIASMFGVWAEQPSVGEDAEMATNKTWIAYVDVGFDYMVRLHFCEIGLHMDFVLLVNGRVALTSADILQQRRGNREFFWYNNYVVMDEELKQGDISVSLHSRHEFMDRRGPLEGFEVFKISSHHSPSWTLLRPLRFFSYITIILHICCIVFIFYLEDKMSRCEFTNEDNKPSSLSHRFSLAGILRICEYDGVGKGFMDCGREIVGINPFGIDSKQRENKFWTVIEPKQMILVDKYTPNGKLPDHLDKLERKRKQSQICIEVSRALKCLHTGPMIIHKDLKPGNVLLDNKFEARLSDFDLAKTLSFNESQSQDSTKLIGTCGYTGPGFITSGELTKKSNIFSSGALMMKVMFGRAAREPLREEDKCILTTLAERTKVEDDDYDKSQQENMNLIVPNEKIGIDNHVRWISIPRLWLRPVYTRDTFYLPTERLSTVYKSLYNKKSAVSAQVKLRLLATGLQEWQMPQVQVPWVLGEGGFGRVYKRFMNSESDQGFREWEAKSVVIIASLTGSQKCQMPPGVRFHPSDEELMIYYLSKKLKWVSAPLDIDHYDYYPWNLSKRSFSGENEWFNFSRWDGKRAWGATSRHQKATRMLMPVILSGAGKYTLMREYILEEKSAIYRYFKANKILLDELYRAKLSALTTLWQLELGVLMGSQKRQMCLKIRLHPTNEEDYGHYYKPWDLPKWSFFEEQEWFYFSPRDRKRTQGATSGHQKATGMHSPVVPIGITEWAMMLMGSQKRQMRLKIRLHPTNEEDYGHYYKPWDLPKWSFFGEQEWFYFSPRDRKRTQGATSGHQKATGMHSPVVPIGITEWAMMLEHMLEDDTNCPYRQYNDWLKHMIMIEYPPSALPLQKLTFKPHWK; this is encoded by the exons ATGACATCTTTGAGAATTTTGCAGGAGCATTACGTTGATAAGCTGCACCATAATATGATCATCTTCTTCCTCGTGTTTTTTTACGGCGGCTTAGGCGCCGCTGCAGATCCTTATCACATTTCGATCGACGGAGTTGCACACAGCGGCAGACACTGGCTCCGAGAAGGCTCATCAACCGTCTCAACTGCCAAGGGAGGCCTCATCACAGCTCGAGTTTCTGCCTCTCGGTTTTCCTATTCATTGAAGCTGAGTCCGGGTCAGAAAATCATGCGCTTCCACTTCCAACCATCGTCCTACATTGGTTTTGAAAGCTCCAACGACTTCTTCTCAGTCGAAGCTGGTAATTCGTCGTTACTAGCTGATTTCAGTGCTTCCGTAACTGCTCATGCTCTTGCTGTCAACGTTATTGTTAAACAATTCTGTGTAACtgtggaagaaaatgagactcTTAACCTAGATTTCTCCCCTGCATTGGGAAATAGCTATGCTTTTGTCAATGGGATTGATATTATCTCAATACCTTCCATCACTTCTCCTTACTGTGATAGTCGGGTTGCTCCAAACCCTATCATCCATGTTGACAGCAGCACCGCGCTTGAAAGGGTTCATTATCAGCACGTTAAATGGGGGCCTGTTTCGTCCGGGGATGATATCGCTTCCATGTTCGGGGTGTGGGCCGAACAACCAAGTGTTGGAGAAGACGCAGAAATGGCTACTAATAAGACATGGATAGCGTATGTTGATGTTGGATTCGATTATATGGTGAGGCTTCACTTTTGCGAGATTGGACTCCACATGGATTTCGTGCTTCTCGTTAATGGCAGGGTAGCCTTAACCAGTGCTGATATCCTCCAACAGAGGAGGGGAAATAGAGAATTCTTTTGGTATAACAACTATGTGGTGATGGATGAAGAGCTCAAGCAAGGTGATATCTCTGTTTCTCTGCACTCTCGCCATGAATTCATGGATCGACGCGGCCCACTTGAAGGATTTGAAGTATTTAAGATTAGCAGCCATCATTCACCATCATGGACTCTGCTACGCCCTCTGCGGTTTTTCTCATACATCACCATCATATTACATATATGTTGCATAGTATTCATATTCTATCTGGAGGACAAAATGTCTCGATGTGAGTTTACCAATGAGGATAACAAACCATCGTCACTCAGTCATCGCTTTTCACTAGCTGGGATTCTAAGAATTTGTGAATATGATGGAGTCGGCAAAGGGTTCATGGATTGTGGCAGAGAGATTGTAGGCATAAACCCATTCGGGATTGATTCCAAGCAAAGGGAGAACAAGTTCTGGACAGTGATTGAGCCAAAACAGATGATACTTGTTGATAAGTACACTCCCAACGGGAAATTGCCTGACCACCTCGACAAACTAGAAAGGAAAAGGAAACAATCCCAGATCTGCATTGAAGTCAGTCGGGCACTAAAATGCCTTCACACTGGCCCCATGATCATACATAAAGATCTGAAGCCTGGAAATGTTCTGCTTGACAACAAGTTTGAGGCTAGACTTTCAGATTTTGACTTGGCCAAAACTTTGAGTTTTAACGAGTCACAGAGCCAAGATAGCACAAAGCTTATAGGAACATGTGGATATACTGGCCCGGGCTTTATCACTAGTGGTGAACTAACGAAAAAAAGTAACATCTTTTCTTCTGGGGCGCTAATGATGAAAGTAATGTTTGGAAGAGCTGCTAGGGAGCCACTGAGAGAAGAAGATAAGTGTATTCTAACTACATTGGCTGAGAGGACTAAAGTTGAAGATGACGATTATGATAAATCTCAGCAAGAGAACATGAATCTTATTGTACCTAATGAGAAAATAGGTATTGACAATCACGTGAGATGGATATCAATACCACGATTGTGGCTTCGCCCGGTATATACCAGAGATACTTTTTATCTGCCCACAGAACGTTTAAGTACAGTTTACAAGAGCCTTTACAATAAGAAATCCGCTGTAAGTGCACAG GTTAAACTGAGACTGCTCGCGACCGGCTTACAGGAGTGGCAGATGCCTCAGGTGCAGGTGCCTTGGGTGCTGGGAGAAGGAGGTTTTGGCAGGGTTTACAAGAGGTTTATGAATTCTGAAAGTGACCAAGGCTTTCGAGAGTGGGAG GCCAAATCGGTAGTGATCATTGCCTCCTTGACCGGCTCACAGAAGTGCCAGATGCCTCCGGGGGTCCGGTTCCACCCCAGTGATGAGGAGCTGATGATATATTACCTCTCGAAGAAGCTGAAGTGGGTCTCCGCCCCTTTGGACATTGATCACTATGATTATTACCCGTGGAATCTGTCAA AAAGGTCTTTCTCCGGAGAGAATGAATGGTTCAACTTCAGCAGGTGGGATGGGAAAAGAGCATGGGGAGCCACCTCCCGGCATCAGAAGGCGACTAGGATGCTCATGCCAGTGATTTTATCAGGGGCAGGAAAGTATACTCTGATGCGTGAGTACATTCTGGAAGAAAAATCAGCTATCTACAGATATTTCAAGGCCAATAAAATATTGCTGGATGAA TTATACAGAGCCAAACTATCTGCACTCACAACATTATGGCAG CTTGAACTGGGAGTGCTCATGGGCTCACAGAAGCGGCAGATGTGTCTGAAGATCCGGCTCCACCCCACTAATGAAGAAGATTATGGCCACTACTATAAACCATGGGATCTCCCAA AATGGTCGTTCTTCGAGGAGCAGGAATGGTTCTACTTCAGCCCAAGGGATAGGAAGAGAACACAGGGAGCCACCTCCGGGCATCAGAAGGCGACCGGGATGCACAGTCCAGTGGTGCCAATAGGGATAACAGAGTGGGCGATGATGCTCATGGGCTCACAGAAGCGGCAGATGCGTCTGAAGATCCGGCTCCACCCCACTAATGAAGAAGATTATGGCCACTACTATAAACCATGGGATCTCCCAA AATGGTCATTCTTCGGGGAGCAGGAATGGTTCTACTTCAGCCCAAGGGATAGGAAGAGAACACAGGGAGCCACCTCCGGGCATCAGAAGGCGACCGGGATGCACAGTCCAGTGGTGCCAATAGGGATAACAGAGTGGGCGATGATGCTCGAGCACATGCTGGAAGACGACACCAATTGTCCTTATCGACAATACAATGACTGGCTGAAGCACATGATTATGATTGAATATCCTCCTAGTGCATTGCCTCTGCAGAAACTGACTTTCAAGCCACACTGGAAATAA
- the LOC121784568 gene encoding uncharacterized protein LOC121784568 isoform X3 yields the protein MTSLRILQEHYVDKLHHNMIIFFLVFFYGGLGAAADPYHISIDGVAHSGRHWLREGSSTVSTAKGGLITARVSASRFSYSLKLSPGQKIMRFHFQPSSYIGFESSNDFFSVEAGNSSLLADFSASVTAHALAVNVIVKQFCVTVEENETLNLDFSPALGNSYAFVNGIDIISIPSITSPYCDSRVAPNPIIHVDSSTALERVHYQHVKWGPVSSGDDIASMFGVWAEQPSVGEDAEMATNKTWIAYVDVGFDYMVRLHFCEIGLHMDFVLLVNGRVALTSADILQQRRGNREFFWYNNYVVMDEELKQGDISVSLHSRHEFMDRRGPLEGFEVFKISSHHSPSWTLLRPLRFFSYITIILHICCIVFIFYLEDKMSRCEFTNEDNKPSSLSHRFSLAGILRICEYDGVGKGFMDCGREIVGINPFGIDSKQRENKFWTVIEPKQMILVDKYTPNGKLPDHLDKLERKRKQSQICIEVSRALKCLHTGPMIIHKDLKPGNVLLDNKFEARLSDFDLAKTLSFNESQSQDSTKLIGTCGYTGPGFITSGELTKKSNIFSSGALMMKVMFGRAAREPLREEDKCILTTLAERTKVEDDDYDKSQQENMNLIVPNEKIGIDNHVRWISIPRLWLRPVYTRDTFYLPTERLSTVYKSLYNKKSAVKLRLLATGLQEWQMPQVQVPWVLGEGGFGRVYKRFMNSESDQGFREWEVPTAKSVVIIASLTGSQKCQMPPGVRFHPSDEELMIYYLSKKLKWVSAPLDIDHYDYYPWNLSKRSFSGENEWFNFSRWDGKRAWGATSRHQKATRMLMPVILSGAGKYTLMREYILEEKSAIYRYFKANKILLDELYRAKLSALTTLWQLELGVLMGSQKRQMCLKIRLHPTNEEDYGHYYKPWDLPKWSFFEEQEWFYFSPRDRKRTQGATSGHQKATGMHSPVVPIGITEWAMMLMGSQKRQMRLKIRLHPTNEEDYGHYYKPWDLPKWSFFGEQEWFYFSPRDRKRTQGATSGHQKATGMHSPVVPIGITEWAMMLEHMLEDDTNCPYRQYNDWLKHMIMIEYPPSALPLQKLTFKPHWK from the exons ATGACATCTTTGAGAATTTTGCAGGAGCATTACGTTGATAAGCTGCACCATAATATGATCATCTTCTTCCTCGTGTTTTTTTACGGCGGCTTAGGCGCCGCTGCAGATCCTTATCACATTTCGATCGACGGAGTTGCACACAGCGGCAGACACTGGCTCCGAGAAGGCTCATCAACCGTCTCAACTGCCAAGGGAGGCCTCATCACAGCTCGAGTTTCTGCCTCTCGGTTTTCCTATTCATTGAAGCTGAGTCCGGGTCAGAAAATCATGCGCTTCCACTTCCAACCATCGTCCTACATTGGTTTTGAAAGCTCCAACGACTTCTTCTCAGTCGAAGCTGGTAATTCGTCGTTACTAGCTGATTTCAGTGCTTCCGTAACTGCTCATGCTCTTGCTGTCAACGTTATTGTTAAACAATTCTGTGTAACtgtggaagaaaatgagactcTTAACCTAGATTTCTCCCCTGCATTGGGAAATAGCTATGCTTTTGTCAATGGGATTGATATTATCTCAATACCTTCCATCACTTCTCCTTACTGTGATAGTCGGGTTGCTCCAAACCCTATCATCCATGTTGACAGCAGCACCGCGCTTGAAAGGGTTCATTATCAGCACGTTAAATGGGGGCCTGTTTCGTCCGGGGATGATATCGCTTCCATGTTCGGGGTGTGGGCCGAACAACCAAGTGTTGGAGAAGACGCAGAAATGGCTACTAATAAGACATGGATAGCGTATGTTGATGTTGGATTCGATTATATGGTGAGGCTTCACTTTTGCGAGATTGGACTCCACATGGATTTCGTGCTTCTCGTTAATGGCAGGGTAGCCTTAACCAGTGCTGATATCCTCCAACAGAGGAGGGGAAATAGAGAATTCTTTTGGTATAACAACTATGTGGTGATGGATGAAGAGCTCAAGCAAGGTGATATCTCTGTTTCTCTGCACTCTCGCCATGAATTCATGGATCGACGCGGCCCACTTGAAGGATTTGAAGTATTTAAGATTAGCAGCCATCATTCACCATCATGGACTCTGCTACGCCCTCTGCGGTTTTTCTCATACATCACCATCATATTACATATATGTTGCATAGTATTCATATTCTATCTGGAGGACAAAATGTCTCGATGTGAGTTTACCAATGAGGATAACAAACCATCGTCACTCAGTCATCGCTTTTCACTAGCTGGGATTCTAAGAATTTGTGAATATGATGGAGTCGGCAAAGGGTTCATGGATTGTGGCAGAGAGATTGTAGGCATAAACCCATTCGGGATTGATTCCAAGCAAAGGGAGAACAAGTTCTGGACAGTGATTGAGCCAAAACAGATGATACTTGTTGATAAGTACACTCCCAACGGGAAATTGCCTGACCACCTCGACAAACTAGAAAGGAAAAGGAAACAATCCCAGATCTGCATTGAAGTCAGTCGGGCACTAAAATGCCTTCACACTGGCCCCATGATCATACATAAAGATCTGAAGCCTGGAAATGTTCTGCTTGACAACAAGTTTGAGGCTAGACTTTCAGATTTTGACTTGGCCAAAACTTTGAGTTTTAACGAGTCACAGAGCCAAGATAGCACAAAGCTTATAGGAACATGTGGATATACTGGCCCGGGCTTTATCACTAGTGGTGAACTAACGAAAAAAAGTAACATCTTTTCTTCTGGGGCGCTAATGATGAAAGTAATGTTTGGAAGAGCTGCTAGGGAGCCACTGAGAGAAGAAGATAAGTGTATTCTAACTACATTGGCTGAGAGGACTAAAGTTGAAGATGACGATTATGATAAATCTCAGCAAGAGAACATGAATCTTATTGTACCTAATGAGAAAATAGGTATTGACAATCACGTGAGATGGATATCAATACCACGATTGTGGCTTCGCCCGGTATATACCAGAGATACTTTTTATCTGCCCACAGAACGTTTAAGTACAGTTTACAAGAGCCTTTACAATAAGAAATCCGCT GTTAAACTGAGACTGCTCGCGACCGGCTTACAGGAGTGGCAGATGCCTCAGGTGCAGGTGCCTTGGGTGCTGGGAGAAGGAGGTTTTGGCAGGGTTTACAAGAGGTTTATGAATTCTGAAAGTGACCAAGGCTTTCGAGAGTGGGAGGTACCAACG GCCAAATCGGTAGTGATCATTGCCTCCTTGACCGGCTCACAGAAGTGCCAGATGCCTCCGGGGGTCCGGTTCCACCCCAGTGATGAGGAGCTGATGATATATTACCTCTCGAAGAAGCTGAAGTGGGTCTCCGCCCCTTTGGACATTGATCACTATGATTATTACCCGTGGAATCTGTCAA AAAGGTCTTTCTCCGGAGAGAATGAATGGTTCAACTTCAGCAGGTGGGATGGGAAAAGAGCATGGGGAGCCACCTCCCGGCATCAGAAGGCGACTAGGATGCTCATGCCAGTGATTTTATCAGGGGCAGGAAAGTATACTCTGATGCGTGAGTACATTCTGGAAGAAAAATCAGCTATCTACAGATATTTCAAGGCCAATAAAATATTGCTGGATGAA TTATACAGAGCCAAACTATCTGCACTCACAACATTATGGCAG CTTGAACTGGGAGTGCTCATGGGCTCACAGAAGCGGCAGATGTGTCTGAAGATCCGGCTCCACCCCACTAATGAAGAAGATTATGGCCACTACTATAAACCATGGGATCTCCCAA AATGGTCGTTCTTCGAGGAGCAGGAATGGTTCTACTTCAGCCCAAGGGATAGGAAGAGAACACAGGGAGCCACCTCCGGGCATCAGAAGGCGACCGGGATGCACAGTCCAGTGGTGCCAATAGGGATAACAGAGTGGGCGATGATGCTCATGGGCTCACAGAAGCGGCAGATGCGTCTGAAGATCCGGCTCCACCCCACTAATGAAGAAGATTATGGCCACTACTATAAACCATGGGATCTCCCAA AATGGTCATTCTTCGGGGAGCAGGAATGGTTCTACTTCAGCCCAAGGGATAGGAAGAGAACACAGGGAGCCACCTCCGGGCATCAGAAGGCGACCGGGATGCACAGTCCAGTGGTGCCAATAGGGATAACAGAGTGGGCGATGATGCTCGAGCACATGCTGGAAGACGACACCAATTGTCCTTATCGACAATACAATGACTGGCTGAAGCACATGATTATGATTGAATATCCTCCTAGTGCATTGCCTCTGCAGAAACTGACTTTCAAGCCACACTGGAAATAA
- the LOC121784568 gene encoding uncharacterized protein LOC121784568 isoform X1 — protein MTSLRILQEHYVDKLHHNMIIFFLVFFYGGLGAAADPYHISIDGVAHSGRHWLREGSSTVSTAKGGLITARVSASRFSYSLKLSPGQKIMRFHFQPSSYIGFESSNDFFSVEAGNSSLLADFSASVTAHALAVNVIVKQFCVTVEENETLNLDFSPALGNSYAFVNGIDIISIPSITSPYCDSRVAPNPIIHVDSSTALERVHYQHVKWGPVSSGDDIASMFGVWAEQPSVGEDAEMATNKTWIAYVDVGFDYMVRLHFCEIGLHMDFVLLVNGRVALTSADILQQRRGNREFFWYNNYVVMDEELKQGDISVSLHSRHEFMDRRGPLEGFEVFKISSHHSPSWTLLRPLRFFSYITIILHICCIVFIFYLEDKMSRCEFTNEDNKPSSLSHRFSLAGILRICEYDGVGKGFMDCGREIVGINPFGIDSKQRENKFWTVIEPKQMILVDKYTPNGKLPDHLDKLERKRKQSQICIEVSRALKCLHTGPMIIHKDLKPGNVLLDNKFEARLSDFDLAKTLSFNESQSQDSTKLIGTCGYTGPGFITSGELTKKSNIFSSGALMMKVMFGRAAREPLREEDKCILTTLAERTKVEDDDYDKSQQENMNLIVPNEKIGIDNHVRWISIPRLWLRPVYTRDTFYLPTERLSTVYKSLYNKKSAVSAQVKLRLLATGLQEWQMPQVQVPWVLGEGGFGRVYKRFMNSESDQGFREWEVPTAKSVVIIASLTGSQKCQMPPGVRFHPSDEELMIYYLSKKLKWVSAPLDIDHYDYYPWNLSKRSFSGENEWFNFSRWDGKRAWGATSRHQKATRMLMPVILSGAGKYTLMREYILEEKSAIYRYFKANKILLDELYRAKLSALTTLWQLELGVLMGSQKRQMCLKIRLHPTNEEDYGHYYKPWDLPKWSFFEEQEWFYFSPRDRKRTQGATSGHQKATGMHSPVVPIGITEWAMMLMGSQKRQMRLKIRLHPTNEEDYGHYYKPWDLPKWSFFGEQEWFYFSPRDRKRTQGATSGHQKATGMHSPVVPIGITEWAMMLEHMLEDDTNCPYRQYNDWLKHMIMIEYPPSALPLQKLTFKPHWK, from the exons ATGACATCTTTGAGAATTTTGCAGGAGCATTACGTTGATAAGCTGCACCATAATATGATCATCTTCTTCCTCGTGTTTTTTTACGGCGGCTTAGGCGCCGCTGCAGATCCTTATCACATTTCGATCGACGGAGTTGCACACAGCGGCAGACACTGGCTCCGAGAAGGCTCATCAACCGTCTCAACTGCCAAGGGAGGCCTCATCACAGCTCGAGTTTCTGCCTCTCGGTTTTCCTATTCATTGAAGCTGAGTCCGGGTCAGAAAATCATGCGCTTCCACTTCCAACCATCGTCCTACATTGGTTTTGAAAGCTCCAACGACTTCTTCTCAGTCGAAGCTGGTAATTCGTCGTTACTAGCTGATTTCAGTGCTTCCGTAACTGCTCATGCTCTTGCTGTCAACGTTATTGTTAAACAATTCTGTGTAACtgtggaagaaaatgagactcTTAACCTAGATTTCTCCCCTGCATTGGGAAATAGCTATGCTTTTGTCAATGGGATTGATATTATCTCAATACCTTCCATCACTTCTCCTTACTGTGATAGTCGGGTTGCTCCAAACCCTATCATCCATGTTGACAGCAGCACCGCGCTTGAAAGGGTTCATTATCAGCACGTTAAATGGGGGCCTGTTTCGTCCGGGGATGATATCGCTTCCATGTTCGGGGTGTGGGCCGAACAACCAAGTGTTGGAGAAGACGCAGAAATGGCTACTAATAAGACATGGATAGCGTATGTTGATGTTGGATTCGATTATATGGTGAGGCTTCACTTTTGCGAGATTGGACTCCACATGGATTTCGTGCTTCTCGTTAATGGCAGGGTAGCCTTAACCAGTGCTGATATCCTCCAACAGAGGAGGGGAAATAGAGAATTCTTTTGGTATAACAACTATGTGGTGATGGATGAAGAGCTCAAGCAAGGTGATATCTCTGTTTCTCTGCACTCTCGCCATGAATTCATGGATCGACGCGGCCCACTTGAAGGATTTGAAGTATTTAAGATTAGCAGCCATCATTCACCATCATGGACTCTGCTACGCCCTCTGCGGTTTTTCTCATACATCACCATCATATTACATATATGTTGCATAGTATTCATATTCTATCTGGAGGACAAAATGTCTCGATGTGAGTTTACCAATGAGGATAACAAACCATCGTCACTCAGTCATCGCTTTTCACTAGCTGGGATTCTAAGAATTTGTGAATATGATGGAGTCGGCAAAGGGTTCATGGATTGTGGCAGAGAGATTGTAGGCATAAACCCATTCGGGATTGATTCCAAGCAAAGGGAGAACAAGTTCTGGACAGTGATTGAGCCAAAACAGATGATACTTGTTGATAAGTACACTCCCAACGGGAAATTGCCTGACCACCTCGACAAACTAGAAAGGAAAAGGAAACAATCCCAGATCTGCATTGAAGTCAGTCGGGCACTAAAATGCCTTCACACTGGCCCCATGATCATACATAAAGATCTGAAGCCTGGAAATGTTCTGCTTGACAACAAGTTTGAGGCTAGACTTTCAGATTTTGACTTGGCCAAAACTTTGAGTTTTAACGAGTCACAGAGCCAAGATAGCACAAAGCTTATAGGAACATGTGGATATACTGGCCCGGGCTTTATCACTAGTGGTGAACTAACGAAAAAAAGTAACATCTTTTCTTCTGGGGCGCTAATGATGAAAGTAATGTTTGGAAGAGCTGCTAGGGAGCCACTGAGAGAAGAAGATAAGTGTATTCTAACTACATTGGCTGAGAGGACTAAAGTTGAAGATGACGATTATGATAAATCTCAGCAAGAGAACATGAATCTTATTGTACCTAATGAGAAAATAGGTATTGACAATCACGTGAGATGGATATCAATACCACGATTGTGGCTTCGCCCGGTATATACCAGAGATACTTTTTATCTGCCCACAGAACGTTTAAGTACAGTTTACAAGAGCCTTTACAATAAGAAATCCGCTGTAAGTGCACAG GTTAAACTGAGACTGCTCGCGACCGGCTTACAGGAGTGGCAGATGCCTCAGGTGCAGGTGCCTTGGGTGCTGGGAGAAGGAGGTTTTGGCAGGGTTTACAAGAGGTTTATGAATTCTGAAAGTGACCAAGGCTTTCGAGAGTGGGAGGTACCAACG GCCAAATCGGTAGTGATCATTGCCTCCTTGACCGGCTCACAGAAGTGCCAGATGCCTCCGGGGGTCCGGTTCCACCCCAGTGATGAGGAGCTGATGATATATTACCTCTCGAAGAAGCTGAAGTGGGTCTCCGCCCCTTTGGACATTGATCACTATGATTATTACCCGTGGAATCTGTCAA AAAGGTCTTTCTCCGGAGAGAATGAATGGTTCAACTTCAGCAGGTGGGATGGGAAAAGAGCATGGGGAGCCACCTCCCGGCATCAGAAGGCGACTAGGATGCTCATGCCAGTGATTTTATCAGGGGCAGGAAAGTATACTCTGATGCGTGAGTACATTCTGGAAGAAAAATCAGCTATCTACAGATATTTCAAGGCCAATAAAATATTGCTGGATGAA TTATACAGAGCCAAACTATCTGCACTCACAACATTATGGCAG CTTGAACTGGGAGTGCTCATGGGCTCACAGAAGCGGCAGATGTGTCTGAAGATCCGGCTCCACCCCACTAATGAAGAAGATTATGGCCACTACTATAAACCATGGGATCTCCCAA AATGGTCGTTCTTCGAGGAGCAGGAATGGTTCTACTTCAGCCCAAGGGATAGGAAGAGAACACAGGGAGCCACCTCCGGGCATCAGAAGGCGACCGGGATGCACAGTCCAGTGGTGCCAATAGGGATAACAGAGTGGGCGATGATGCTCATGGGCTCACAGAAGCGGCAGATGCGTCTGAAGATCCGGCTCCACCCCACTAATGAAGAAGATTATGGCCACTACTATAAACCATGGGATCTCCCAA AATGGTCATTCTTCGGGGAGCAGGAATGGTTCTACTTCAGCCCAAGGGATAGGAAGAGAACACAGGGAGCCACCTCCGGGCATCAGAAGGCGACCGGGATGCACAGTCCAGTGGTGCCAATAGGGATAACAGAGTGGGCGATGATGCTCGAGCACATGCTGGAAGACGACACCAATTGTCCTTATCGACAATACAATGACTGGCTGAAGCACATGATTATGATTGAATATCCTCCTAGTGCATTGCCTCTGCAGAAACTGACTTTCAAGCCACACTGGAAATAA